A portion of the Sabethes cyaneus chromosome 3, idSabCyanKW18_F2, whole genome shotgun sequence genome contains these proteins:
- the LOC128742026 gene encoding la-related protein 7 → MESTPLTTKEPADETKNESAEKNVRHRKKYKYNAIRSQMEFYFSDANLSKDRYLGQSIKSDPFVPLSEFLKFNRIKKLTESVEDIVTALKKSELLQLSDDRTKVRRVTEHAERPNCEACTIYVECLPPKADHDWVRNVFSTYGKVAYVSLPKFKYSKKIKEFGFVEFEEEPSVERALKTFQAFGGVLSFEGTEPDKLVSITSFSKEKEEEEKYKAEGGAGMKNVEEEHPEVDKSKREGDKNDGDEFPEPPAKRIRTEDDDSSESDVNKDSGNEEMHSESETKGAGDGNNADKDQDGKKKRRRRRGPSGIKKEIQQDDKVYELKIMPKKEWKRLRNKYLNLQREEAKKLKKLFGQPNKFNKPSKTRTPNQTPAHVAKTIKSSPRVNFYGALTDEEAAAEAIKLEEQDQQSKQPLFSFEPGLIVNVKFRIPCANIKDFKAELRQYAYVKYIDLKEGDMEAFVRVDSPSSANQLVKEYNSAEHSAQILSGETEKDYWDKIARDRDDKLNKKVKVEKVRGRTKLMKKVNTHIKFDDDD, encoded by the exons ATGGAATCAACTCCGTTGACTACCAAGGAACCAgcagatgaaacaaaaaacgagtCCGCTGAAAAGAATGTTCGACACCgtaagaaatataaatataaCGCCATTCGATCTCAGATGGAATTCTATTTTTCGGACGCCAATCTCTCCAAGGATAGGTATTTGGGACAAAGCATTAAAAGCGATCCAT TCGTTCCACTTTCGGAATTCCTCAAGTTCAATCGGATCAAGAAACTGACGGAAAGTGTAGAGGATATCGTTACAGCACTGAAAAAGTCTGAATTACTGCAACTTTCCGACGATCGTACCAAGGTGCGTCGGGTAACGGAACATGCAGAACGGCCCAATTGTGAGGCATGCACGATCTATGTCGAATGTTTGCCTCCGAAGGCAGATCACGACTGGGTGCGAAATGTGTTCTCGACTTACGGCAAAGTGGCATACGTCTCGCTGCCCAAGTTCAAGTACTCAAAGAAAATCAAAGAGTTTGGGTTTGTCGAGTTTGAGGAGGAACCCAGTGTGGAACGAGCGTTGAAAACCTTTCAGGCCTTCGGCGGTGTGCTAAGCTTTGAGGGCACTGAACCGGACAAACTGGTCAGTATTACAAGCTTCAGTAAGGAAAAGGAGGAGGAGGAAAAATACAAAGCAGAGGGCGGTGCAGGCATGAAGAACGTGGAAGAGGAGCATCCGGAAGTAGACAAGTCCAAACGAGAGGGTGACAAAAATGATGGAGATGAATTCCCGGAGCCACCAGCGAAGCGTATTAGAACGGAAGATGACGATAGTTCCGAGTCGGATGTCAACAAAGATAGTGGCAATGAGGAAATGCACAGTGAAAGCGAGACAAAGGGGGCTGGTGACGGAAACAACGCGGATAAAGATCAGGATGGAAAGAAAAAGAGGCGACGCCGGCGAGGACCAAGCGGAATTAAGAAGGAAATCCAACAGGACGATAAAGTTTACGAATTAAAGATTATGCCAAA AAAAGAATGGAAACGACTGCGTAACAAATATCTGAATCTACAGCGAGAGGAAGCCAAGAAGCTAAAGAAATTGTTTGGACAGCCGAATAAATTCAACAAACCGAGTAAAACTCGCACCCCGAACCAGACGCCGGCACACGTGGCGAAGACGATTAAATCCTCACCGCGTGTTAACTTCTACGGAGCCCTGACGGATGAGGAAGCGGCAGCCGAAGCTATCAAGCTGGAAGAGCAAGATCAGCAGAGCAAGCAGCCGCTTTTCTCCTTCGAACCGGGACTGATAGTAAACGTAAAATTTCGCATTCCTTGTGCAAATATTAAGGACTTTAAGGCGGAACTTCGGCAGTACGCTTACGTAAAGTATATCGATTTGAAGGAAGGTGACATGGAAGCGTTTGTGCGTGTGGATAGCCCCAGTTCGGCTAATCAACTGGTAAAGGAGTACAATTCGGCGGAGCACAGTGCGCAGATTCTCAGCGGcgaaaccgaaaaggactattGGGACAAGATTGCGCGAGATCGGGATGATAAGTTGAACAAAAAAGTGAAAGTCGAGAAGGTACGAGGCCGAACTAAGCTGATGAAAAAGGTCAACACGCACATCAAGTTTGATGATGACGACTGA
- the LOC128742027 gene encoding zinc finger protein 208-like, with the protein MAPQTTRYSKPPRKNPKLYCRLCFTVSNLKPLEQSEVANEVFLLPVIFKQLHIQLIPEDFPCSICTVCQEKLEELNYSNDDGLLDDWKDEGLLEYRRICTAANDAIRKQKRTPVRAPKKAKQPTNSNKRITLPFVHLDDNSYKCTLCADVTFDRIEACVQHYHETHPEANSSNTSTQNSTTQQQEQRFVCTVCSESFNQIEKLFAHTETHKSSQPISTTENQNGSAPVPPTTTELANYLFKCTICQQGFNDIDELIAHRAELHEPHLKRKKPKKSQPKPVPSAKSKPRTIISSAEYRCTSCRVNFDGPKSYYFHLNVMHEGNICDICGEKFPSASALTKHQAWHRASGEPDYNSVPSPLITQQYSPFTAVDNNAAQGLNTVEEQNFDCEMFVTCSGCLLAFRNDLDLNEHYRDCPAQLMMPEEEPFVIEDDDTRIVEISDDE; encoded by the exons ATGGCTCCGCAAACGACACGATATTCCAAACC gccaagaaaaaatcctaaattgTATTGTCGACTGTGTTTTACTGTAAGTAACTTGAAACCATTGGAGCAATCAGAAGTAGCAAACGAAGTTTTCCTTCTGCCGGTCATCTTCAAACAATTGCATATCCAGTTGATACCGGAAGATTTCCCCTGTTCGATATGTACTGTTTGCCAGGAGAAGTTGGAAGAGTTAAATTATAGTAACGATGACGGGCTTTTGGATGACTGGAAGGATGAAGGGTTACTGGAGTATAGAAGAATCTGTACGGCTGCTAACGATGCGATCCGCAAACAGAAACGTACTCCTGTGCGAGCTCCAAAGAAAGCAAAACAGCCAACAAATAGCAACAAAAGAATAACGCTACCATTCGTACATCTAGACGATAATAGCTATAAGTGTACTTTGTGCGCGGATGTGACTTTCGATCGTATAGAAGCCTGCGTTCAACATTATCATGAAACTCATCCTGAAGCAAATTCGTCGAATACTTCGACTCAAAATTCAACTACCCAACAACAGGAACAACGCTTTGTGTGTACAGTTTGCTCAGAAAGTTTTAATCAGATAGAGAAACTATTCGCACACACAGAAACACACAAGTCTTCGCAGCCGATATCGACGACGGAAAACCAGAATGGCTCTGCACCTGTACCACCAACGACTACCGAACTTGCAAACTACCTTTTCAAGTGTACAATTTGCCAGCAGGGTTTCAACGACATCGATGAACTGATAGCACATCGAGCCGAATTGCATGAACCTCACTTAAAGCGTAAGAAACCCAAAAAGAGCCAACCCAAGCCAGTCCCGTCCGCTAAAAGTAAACCTAGAACAATCATTTCAAGCGCTGAATACAGATGCACTTCATGTCGTGTGAACTTCGATGGTCCGAAGAGCTACTACTTTCATCTGAACGTCATGCACGAAGGCAATATTTGTGATATCTGCGGAGAAAAATTCCCATCGGCTTCGGCACTAACGAAACACCAGGCTTGGCATCGTGCTTCCGGAGAACCGGATTACAACAGTGTGCCCTCACCGTTAATCACACAGCAGTATTCTCCGTTTACGGCTGTAGATAACAACGCCGCACAAGGTTTAAACACCGTTGAAGAGCAAAACTTCGATTGTGAAATGTTTGTTACCTGCAGCGGGTGTTTGCTGGCATTCCGCAACGATCTGGACCTGAACGAACATTACCGCGATTGCCCTGCCCAGCTAATGATGCCAGAAGAGGAACCTTTCGTTATAGAAGACGATGACACGAGAATAGTGGAAATAAGCGACGATGAATAA